One Cololabis saira isolate AMF1-May2022 chromosome 18, fColSai1.1, whole genome shotgun sequence genomic region harbors:
- the pou3f2a gene encoding POU domain, class 3, transcription factor 2a, protein MATATSNHYSVLSTPSSAPPPHSESGSMQQAAYRDAHSLLQSDYGALPGGGHPLSHAHQWIAALSHGDSGAPWPSSPLEEQDVKPILHDSDREELQNSSSLQQQQQQQQQQQQRHPHLAHQQAHHDARAWRTSTATTHISAMATSEGQSLTYSQSGFSLMPGGEPGGMHHHHPLRDDEHHSQSPHHLSEPGGGPGAHQQTLSHHHQHGDHSDEDTPTSDELEQFAKQFKQRRIKLGFTQADVGLALGTLYGNVFSQTTICRFEALQLSFKNMCKLKPLLNKWLEEADSTSGSPTSLDKIAAQGRKRKKRTSIEVGVKGALESHFLKCPKPGAAEITSLADSLQLEKEVVRVWFCNRRQKEKRMTPAGGQIAGGEDMYGDTPPHHGAQTPVQ, encoded by the coding sequence ATGGCAACAGCCACGTCCAACCACTACAGCGTCCTCAGCACCCCCAGCAGCGCGCCGCCGCCTCACTCGGAGAGCGGGAGCATGCAGCAGGCGGCGTACAGGGACGCGCACAGCCTGCTCCAGAGCGACTACGGCGCGTTGCCGGGCGGCGGGCACCCGCTCAGCCACGCGCACCAGTGGATCGCGGCGCTGTCGCACGGTGACAGCGGGGCGCCCTGGCCGTCCAGTCCCCTGGAAGAGCAGGACGTGAAGCCCATACTGCATGACAGTGACCgagaggagctgcagaactCCAGcagtctgcagcagcagcagcagcagcagcagcagcagcaacagcgaCACCCTCACCTCGCGCACCAGCAGGCGCATCACGACGCCAGAGCATGGCGAACCAGCACAGCCACGACGCACATCTCCGCCATGGCGACGTCTGAGGGCCAGAGCCTGACGTACTCCCAGTCCGGCTTCAGTCTGATGCCCGGGGGGGAGCCGGGGGGGatgcaccaccaccaccccctgCGGGACGACGAGCACCACAGCCAGAGCCCGCATCACCTCAGCGAGCCCGGGGGCGGGCCCGGGGCCCACCAGCAGACCCTCTCGCACCATCACCAGCACGGCGACCACTCGGACGAGGACACGCCGACCTCGGACGAGTTGGAGCAGTTCGCCAAGCAGTTCAAGCAGCGGAGGATCAAGCTGGGCTTCACGCAGGCGGACGTGGGGCTGGCTCTGGGAACGTTGTACGGGAACGTTTTCTCCCAGACCACCATTTGCAGGTTCGAGGCGCTCCAGCTCAGCTTCAAGAACATGTGTAAACTCAAGCCGCTGCTGAACAAGTGGCTGGAGGAGGCGGACTCCACCTCGGGTAGCCCCACCAGCCTGGATAAGATCGCGGCGCAggggaggaaaaggaaaaagaggaccTCTATTGAGGTGGGCGTCAAAGGCGCTCTGGAGAGCCATTTTCTCAAGTGTCCAAAGCCGGGAGCGGCGGAGATCACCTCCCTGGCGGACAGCCTGCAGCTGGAGAAGGAGGTGGTGAGGGTTTGGTTTTGTAACCGGCGGCAGAAGGAGAAGAGGATGACACCCGCGGGGGGACAGATAGCAGGAGGAGAGGACATGTACGGGGACACCCCTCCTCACCACGGAGCACAGACTCCCGTGCAGTGA